From one Ctenopharyngodon idella isolate HZGC_01 chromosome 15, HZGC01, whole genome shotgun sequence genomic stretch:
- the LOC127495352 gene encoding P2Y purinoceptor 14-like isoform X2: MESAVSQTLRTAVPLTSFATALDDITEANTTRTEPNSSCEFSKIPAHPVFIFAYLLVFLVSLVLNCITMRVYFCTKHCIQSSVTVYMKNLAAADFFLCLCLPLRIANYTNSSVIMRNIYCSFGATAFYLNMYASILFMDFIAANRYLKIVRPLETHALQTVRTARHISAATWLSLLAMSSIYLILFLLTSWNLDQKPDKIGCEALHSPQLSLVYKITHSVSMVIFTFVLVSLIALYWGTLQKVRKAQLSTQTTSSNNKFRKSKRNMLVLVVVFCVCFVPYHLVRLPYAFIKLQTKNCTAQAFYVLKELTVLLSVLNACLDPFIYFIFCKAFRAQLNLRKDKDSLKDSDDRGQQRRMSNMLSYIETKISTLRRESVI; the protein is encoded by the exons ATGGAGTCAGCAGTTTCACAAACTCTTAGAACTGCAGTTCCCCTAACCAGCTTCGCCACTGCCCTGGATGACATCACAGAAGCAAACACGACTCGCACAGAACCAAACAGTTCCTGTGAATTTTCAAAGATCCCAGCTCATCCTGTTTTCATATTTGCATACTTACTAGTGTTTCTTGTCAGTCTGGTGCTGAATTGCATCACAATGCGTGTGTATTTCTGCACTAAACACTGCATCCAGTCCAGTGTCACAGTCTACATGAAGAACCTGGCCGCAGCTGACTTCTTCCTTTGCCTTTGTTTACCTTTGCGCATCGCTAACTATACCAACAGTTCAGTGATCATGCGTAATATCTACTGCAGCTTTGGAGCAACGGCCTTCTATTTAAACATGTATGCAAGCATTCTCTTCATGGACTTTATTGCTGCAAACAG ATACCTGAAGATTGTCCGGCCATTGGAGACTCATGCTCTGCAGACAGTTCGTACCGCCCGCCACATATCTGCAGCTACTTGGCTCTCACTCTTAGCCATGTCTTCCATCTACTTGATCCTCTTTCTCCTGACCTCCTGGAATCTTGATCAAAAGCCTGATAAAATTGGCTGTGAGGCTTTACACAGTCCTCAGCTCAGTTTGGTCTACAAAATCACTCACAGTGTGTCCATGGTAATCTTCACTTTTGTGCTGGTGTCTCTGATTGCTCTTTACTGGGGAACTTTACAAAAGGTCAGAAAAGCTCAGTTGTCCACACAGACCACATCCAGCAACAATAAGTTCAGAAAGTCTAAGCGCAACATGCTAGTTCTAGTggttgttttttgtgtgtgctttgtGCCCTATCATCTGGTGAGACTGCCTTATGCATTTATCAAACTTCAGACGAAAAACTGCACAGCCCAAGCATTCTACGTCCTGAAGGAGCTGACTGTCCTACTATCAGTTCTAAATGCTTGTTTGGATCCATTTATATACTTCATATTCTGCAAGGCTTTCAGAGCCCAGCTGAACCTCAGGAAGGACAAAGATTCGCTTAAAGACAGTGATGACAGAGGACAGCAAAGGCGAATGAGCAACATGTTGAGCTACATTGAGACAAAGATATCCACGCTCAGACGTGAAAGTGTCATTTAA
- the LOC127495352 gene encoding P2Y purinoceptor 14-like isoform X1 translates to MKRIKHLDQSSLDSLGTSGFQMESAVSQTLRTAVPLTSFATALDDITEANTTRTEPNSSCEFSKIPAHPVFIFAYLLVFLVSLVLNCITMRVYFCTKHCIQSSVTVYMKNLAAADFFLCLCLPLRIANYTNSSVIMRNIYCSFGATAFYLNMYASILFMDFIAANRYLKIVRPLETHALQTVRTARHISAATWLSLLAMSSIYLILFLLTSWNLDQKPDKIGCEALHSPQLSLVYKITHSVSMVIFTFVLVSLIALYWGTLQKVRKAQLSTQTTSSNNKFRKSKRNMLVLVVVFCVCFVPYHLVRLPYAFIKLQTKNCTAQAFYVLKELTVLLSVLNACLDPFIYFIFCKAFRAQLNLRKDKDSLKDSDDRGQQRRMSNMLSYIETKISTLRRESVI, encoded by the exons ATGGAGTCAGCAGTTTCACAAACTCTTAGAACTGCAGTTCCCCTAACCAGCTTCGCCACTGCCCTGGATGACATCACAGAAGCAAACACGACTCGCACAGAACCAAACAGTTCCTGTGAATTTTCAAAGATCCCAGCTCATCCTGTTTTCATATTTGCATACTTACTAGTGTTTCTTGTCAGTCTGGTGCTGAATTGCATCACAATGCGTGTGTATTTCTGCACTAAACACTGCATCCAGTCCAGTGTCACAGTCTACATGAAGAACCTGGCCGCAGCTGACTTCTTCCTTTGCCTTTGTTTACCTTTGCGCATCGCTAACTATACCAACAGTTCAGTGATCATGCGTAATATCTACTGCAGCTTTGGAGCAACGGCCTTCTATTTAAACATGTATGCAAGCATTCTCTTCATGGACTTTATTGCTGCAAACAG ATACCTGAAGATTGTCCGGCCATTGGAGACTCATGCTCTGCAGACAGTTCGTACCGCCCGCCACATATCTGCAGCTACTTGGCTCTCACTCTTAGCCATGTCTTCCATCTACTTGATCCTCTTTCTCCTGACCTCCTGGAATCTTGATCAAAAGCCTGATAAAATTGGCTGTGAGGCTTTACACAGTCCTCAGCTCAGTTTGGTCTACAAAATCACTCACAGTGTGTCCATGGTAATCTTCACTTTTGTGCTGGTGTCTCTGATTGCTCTTTACTGGGGAACTTTACAAAAGGTCAGAAAAGCTCAGTTGTCCACACAGACCACATCCAGCAACAATAAGTTCAGAAAGTCTAAGCGCAACATGCTAGTTCTAGTggttgttttttgtgtgtgctttgtGCCCTATCATCTGGTGAGACTGCCTTATGCATTTATCAAACTTCAGACGAAAAACTGCACAGCCCAAGCATTCTACGTCCTGAAGGAGCTGACTGTCCTACTATCAGTTCTAAATGCTTGTTTGGATCCATTTATATACTTCATATTCTGCAAGGCTTTCAGAGCCCAGCTGAACCTCAGGAAGGACAAAGATTCGCTTAAAGACAGTGATGACAGAGGACAGCAAAGGCGAATGAGCAACATGTTGAGCTACATTGAGACAAAGATATCCACGCTCAGACGTGAAAGTGTCATTTAA
- the gpr171 gene encoding G-protein coupled receptor 171, with amino-acid sequence MGSPNTSICVVNDNMVPFATIYILIFLIGMATSMVALWAFITSRSAKKCINVYFINLLTSDFLLMLALPVKIAKDLGNESKSLTIFHCQVSSPLIYINLYASIIFLAFVSVQRYLQITRSSKLLRLQEVGFAILMSSVVWFLVLFINVPNMAIPIKENIEDKVGLTCSDLKDDLGKHWHALSVFLGMAIFFNASVAVLLSNGLVLKQLWGRRECDPEEQASARHAFINIGLVTLAYVVCFVPYHAVRMPYTFTQMDVITECTWKKNLFLAKESTLLLAILHLCFDPVLYFVICRAFRHQITKAFSNIRTVPNADPE; translated from the coding sequence ATGGGGAGTCCAAATACAAGCATCTGCGTGGTCAACGACAACATGGTGCCCTTCGCCACAATCTACATCCTCATCTTCCTGATTGGAATGGCTACCAGCATGGTGGCACTGTGGGCCTTCATAACCAGCCGAAGTGCTAAAAAGTGCATTAATGTTTACTTCATCAATCTTCTGACGTCCGACTTCCTCCTCATGCTGGCGTTACCCGTCAAGATTGCTAAAGATCTGGGCAATGAATCGAAGAGTTTGACCATCTTTCATTGCCAAGTGAGTTCGCCACTCATCTACATCAACTTGTACGCATCCATTATCTTTCTAGCTTTTGTTAGCGTTCAGCGCTACCTCCAGATCACTCGCAGCTCCAAACTGCTGCGATTGCAGGAAGTGGGATTTGCGATTCTGATGTCATCGGTGGTCTGGTTCCTTGTGCTCTTCATCAATGTGCCCAACATGGCCATCCCCATCAAAGAAAACATTGAAGACAAAGTTGGGCTAACATGTTCTGACTTAAAAGATGATTTGGGCAAGCACTGGCATGCATTGTCTGTATTTCTGGGCATGGCTATCTTCTTCAATGCTTCAGTAGCTGTGCTTTTGTCCAACGGCCTGGTCTTGAAGCAGCTTTGGGGTCGCCGTGAATGTGACCCTGAGGAACAGGCTAGTGCCCGACATGCCTTCATAAACATTGGGTTGGTGACCTTGGCTTACGTGGTGTGCTTCGTGCCGTACCACGCCGTGCGTATGCCTTACACTTTTACGCAGATGGACGTCATCACTGAATGCACGTGGAAGAAGAATCTCTTCCTGGCCAAAGAGTCTACTCTACTTCTTGCCATCCTACACCTGTGCTTTGATCCTGTGCTGTACTTTGTCATCTGCCGTGCATTCAGGCATCAGATCACAAAGGCCTTCTCAAACATACGCACCGTTCCAAATGCAGATCCAGAGTGA